Proteins encoded within one genomic window of Ranitomeya variabilis isolate aRanVar5 chromosome 4, aRanVar5.hap1, whole genome shotgun sequence:
- the LOC143767677 gene encoding uncharacterized protein LOC143767677, translated as MDMDREKMVERILHLTLEILFRLTGEDYTVVKKTSSERCQDPVSEGWGRPQSLIMGPPPHALIHEDINDQKILELTYKMIELLTGEVPIRCQDVAVYFSMEEWEYLEGHEDLYKDVMMEVPQPLTSPDLSSKMTTPERCPRPLLPQDCKEEDPNVPQDHQGEDLTHINTTETYVRGDERCKEEIPTYDYPDDRTRRSARQLTSSMFKSDDLEIPQDTIEVNAITPDTPPSHHSKDLSSDPLEQVLSSDSLPTTKENQSHKISIKKGTAPKAMKTSSFSEYGNSFPLVQSFLKQQNLHKADNVFSCSKCGRCFNQKSDFVSHQRIHTGEKPFSCSECGKCFIRKAQLVTHQRTHTGEKPFSCSECGKCFLDKSGLIRHHRSHTGEKPFSCSECGKCFNQKANLVSHQKTHTGEKPFSCSECGKCFTEKKVLVRHHRSHTGEKPFSCSECGKCFNHKAHLVTHQKTHTGEKPFSCLECGKCFLDKSVLVRHHRSHTGEKPFSCSECGKCFNHKANLVSHQKTHTGEKPFSCSECGKCFNHKVNLVSHQKTHTGEKPFSCSECGKCFNRKANLDSHQKTHTGEKPFSCSECGKCFNQKAHLVTHQRTHTGEKPFSCS; from the exons atggatatggacagagaaaagatggtggagaggatattacacctcaccctagagatcctcttccggcttactggagag gattacacagtggtgaagaagacctctagtgagcgctgtcaggaccctgtgtctgagggatggggaagaccccagagcctaataatggggcctccacctcacgccctgatacatgaggacatcaatgaccagaagatcctagaactcacctacaagatgattgagctgctgactggagag gttcctataagatgtcaggatgtcgccgtctatttttccatggaagagtgggagtatttagaaggacacgaagatctgtacaaggacgtcatgatggaggttccccagcccctcacatcaccag atctatccagtaagatgacaacaccagagagatgtccccgtcctcttcttccacaggactgtaaagaagaagatcccaatgttcctcaggatcatcag ggtgaagatctgacccatattaatactacagagacatatgtgaggggtgatgagcggtgtaaagaggagattcctacatatgactatccag atgaccgtaccaggagatcagcaagacagctgacatcttcaatgtttaaatcagatgatcttgagatcccacaggatacaattgaagtgaatgccattactccagatacaccaccatcccatcacagcaaagatctgtcatctgatcctttggaacaggtcctgtcttctgattcattacctactactaaggaaaatcaaagtcacaaaataagcattaaaaaaggaactgctcctaaagcaatgaagacatcttcattttcagaatatggaaatagttttcccctagtACAGTCCTTTCTCAAACAACAAAACCTTCACAAAGCAGACAAtgtattttcttgttccaagtgtgggagatgttttaaccagaaatcagattttgtcagtcatcagagaattcacacaggggagaagccattttcatgttcagaatgtggaaaatgttttattcggaaagcgcagcttgttacccaccaaagaactcacacaggagagaagcctttttcctgttcagaatgtgggaaatgttttctagataaatcaggtctaatcagacatcatagatctcacacaggggagaagcctttttcctgttcagaatgtgggaaatgttttaaccagaaagcgaatcttgttagccaccagaaaacccacacaggagagaagcctttttcctgttcagaatgtggaaaatgttttacagaaaaaaaagttcTTGTCAGAcaccatagatctcacacaggggagaagcctttttcctgttcagaatgtgggaaatgttttaaccacaaagcgcatcttgttacccatcaaaaaactcacacaggggagaagcctttttcctgtttagaatgtgggaaatgttttctagataaatcagttcttgtcagacatcatagatctcacacaggggagaagcctttttcctgttcagaatgtgggaaatgttttaaccacaaagcgaatcttgttagccaccagaaaacccacacaggggagaagcctttttcctgttcagaatgtgggaaatgttttaaccacaaagtgaatcttgttagccaccagaaaacccacacaggagagaagcctttttcatgttcagaatgtgggaaatgttttaacaggaaagcgaatcttgatagccaccagaaaacccacacaggggagaagcctttttcctgttcagaatgtgggaaatgttttaaccagaaagcacatcttgttacccaccaaagaactcacacaggagagaagccattttcatgttcataa